DNA from Chitinophaga pendula:
ACCGTATCATAATACCACTCTCCGGGAGCATCCAGCTCTTCAAGTATATTTTCAACAAAACGATATTGTGCATGCATAGGAGCGGGACGATTGTTCTGCCAGCCGCCTTCCAGTTGCAGCTGTCCCTGTGGATCCTTCCCCGTAATGAGATAATGAAAACCTCCCCACATCCCCTGATGCAGGGCATGTACATAACCGCCTGCCGGTGATTGCCATCGCTGCACCCGCTCCGGCGAAATAGCATCGGCCGCCGTACCGTAGAAGATGTGTTGCGTACTGTCTGCATTAGGATAACGTGCCATCGGTAATGGAACTCCATTGCAGTATAATTGATCCAGCATCAAACCTTTACCAATATGAGCTTTCAGCACTCCCTGTTGCCAGGGTTGCCACTTCGCACGAATAGGAGAAAGACCATGAATCGTTACCTGCGCCCCCATATAAGCCTGGATAGTAAGTGTATGACCGTTTAACACCTCCGGGTTGATCAGCAAGGTTTTCTCCAGCGGATAACTGCCGGCACTAAGCTGTATCCGCACTTCGGTAACAGGCGCATTACGCACCTGCCGCAGCGCAGCGGATAACGTCTGTAATGGAGCAGACAGGCTGCCGTTATTGCTATCCTGCCCATGGGGTGACACGTGGATATCATGCTGGGCACATAGGGAAGTCGCCAATAGCAGCGCACATAAGAAAAGAAAACATTGTTTCATCTGTTCGGTGGATAAGAAAAGAAAAATAAAGCTATTGTATAGTATTAACTAGTGAAAGATAATATAATGGGTAGATCAGTTAATATAATGTCATTGAAACAGGCCGCTAAACCAATGTTTGATTTATGCAAAAAGCCGTTTGAAAAGCATAATAAGGGTTGGCAATAGCCACACTAGTTTTGTGTTATCAAAAACAACACACAATGAGCAACAAGAAAGTATGGTATGTAACAGGTGCTAGTAAAGGGCTGGGATTGATTCTGGTGAAGAAACTCCTGGCAACCGGCGCGGCAGTAGCTGCCACCTCCCGCCACCTCAATCAATTGATCAACGCCATAGGTACTGCAAGCGATCAGTTCCTGCCACTGGCTGTAGATATTACAAATGAAGAAAGTGTACGTGCTTCCCTTGAGCAGACAGTCGCACATTTTGGTCGCGTAGACGTGATCGTCAATAACGCAGGATATGGATTGCTGGGTGGTTTGGAAGAATTGAGCGACAAAGAAGTGCGTGGTAATTTTGAAGTGAATGTATTCGGGTTACTGCATGTAATACGCCACGCAACGCGTTATCTGCGTGCACAAGGTGCAGGACATGTATTCAACATATCTTCCATCGGTGGCTTCTTCGGTGCATTCCCCGGCTGGGGTATCTACTGCGCAACCAAGTTTGCCGTAGATGGACTGACGGAAGCATTTTTTCAGGAAATGAAAGCGTTCGGTGTACATGTAACGACCGTAAAACCGGGCTATTTCAGGACAGAATTCCTGTCCGCCGGTTCCCTCGTCACACCTGCCAATCCGATAGATACTTATGTAAGCGTTCGTGAGTCACAGGTAATGCACCAGCAACAGCTGGATGGCAACCAATTGGGTGATCCGGAAAAGGCAGTGGAAGTGATCATCGCCGCTGCAGAAGCTCCGCAACCGCCTTTACACCTCTTCCTCGGACAAGATGCGTACGACATGGCTGCCCGTAAGATAGCCGATGTACAAGACGACCTGAAAGCCTGGGAAGCACAGGCAGTAGCGACTGCTTTTGCCTGATGATGCTTTAAAAGAAGCGGCCTGTGATCGTAACAGATCACAGGCCGCTTCTTCATTATTCAAATGCCTGACATAGGCAAACCATCACTTGACCAGTTTCAGTTGAGTATGTTGATCGCCTTCTTTTACATCCAGTAAATAGATGCCTGGTAAGAAGGGCGATAGTCCCTCTATTCTTAATATGTTATCCCCCTTAATCACCGCAGCA
Protein-coding regions in this window:
- a CDS encoding SDR family NAD(P)-dependent oxidoreductase; this translates as MSNKKVWYVTGASKGLGLILVKKLLATGAAVAATSRHLNQLINAIGTASDQFLPLAVDITNEESVRASLEQTVAHFGRVDVIVNNAGYGLLGGLEELSDKEVRGNFEVNVFGLLHVIRHATRYLRAQGAGHVFNISSIGGFFGAFPGWGIYCATKFAVDGLTEAFFQEMKAFGVHVTTVKPGYFRTEFLSAGSLVTPANPIDTYVSVRESQVMHQQQLDGNQLGDPEKAVEVIIAAAEAPQPPLHLFLGQDAYDMAARKIADVQDDLKAWEAQAVATAFA